A section of the Streptomyces sp. V3I8 genome encodes:
- a CDS encoding pyrimidine reductase family protein, whose protein sequence is MRRLFPVTDQTAAPAPDGTSGSDTGTGARADATDRQWGLDELAEAYAYPSHIPGSPGAGEPWLRANMVSTLDGAAQHDGRSQPLSCAADMRIFGTLRGLADVVLVGAETVRQEGYRPARAREDFAARRRAAGQGPAPAVAVVSAGLGLDFSLPLFTSPLVPTLVLTGAAAAPERIAAAEKAGARVVIAGEGTGVDPARAVGALAALGMRRILTEGGPRLLGQLVAAGVLDELCLTVSPMLTAGSAQRIAGGPAVEVPSRFELTSLLEEAGFLFGRYRRT, encoded by the coding sequence ATGCGACGCCTGTTCCCCGTGACCGACCAGACAGCAGCCCCGGCCCCGGACGGGACGTCCGGCTCGGACACGGGCACGGGTGCGCGGGCAGATGCGACGGACCGGCAGTGGGGGCTCGACGAACTGGCCGAGGCGTACGCCTACCCGTCGCACATCCCGGGCTCCCCGGGCGCCGGGGAGCCCTGGCTGCGGGCCAACATGGTCTCCACGCTCGACGGCGCCGCCCAGCACGACGGGCGGTCGCAGCCCCTGTCCTGCGCCGCCGACATGCGGATCTTCGGCACGCTGCGGGGGCTCGCGGACGTGGTGCTGGTCGGTGCGGAAACGGTACGCCAGGAGGGTTACCGCCCCGCGCGGGCCCGCGAGGACTTCGCCGCGCGGCGGCGGGCGGCGGGGCAGGGGCCGGCCCCCGCCGTCGCCGTGGTGAGCGCCGGCCTCGGCCTGGACTTCTCGCTGCCGCTCTTCACCTCGCCGCTGGTTCCCACGCTCGTGCTCACCGGGGCCGCGGCGGCGCCCGAGCGGATCGCCGCCGCCGAGAAGGCCGGTGCGCGGGTCGTGATCGCGGGCGAGGGCACGGGGGTGGACCCCGCGCGGGCCGTCGGCGCCCTGGCCGCACTGGGCATGCGCCGGATCCTCACCGAGGGCGGGCCCCGGCTGCTCGGCCAGCTGGTCGCGGCGGGGGTCCTCGACGAGCTCTGTCTGACGGTGTCCCCGATGCTCACCGCGGGCAGCGCCCAGCGCATCGCCGGCGGTCCCGCGGTCGAGGTGCCGAGCCGCTTCGAACTGACGTCCCTGCTGGAGGAGGCCGGGTTCCTGTTCGGTCGCTACCGTCGGACCTGA
- a CDS encoding carbonic anhydrase has translation MQPLIDHARSFRERSADRPEEFARLAEGQSPQVLFITCSDSRVVPALITGARPGELFELRTAGNIVPPHTSAQPTSEAATVEYAVEVLGVRDIVVCGHSHCGAVGALVRGDDLTAVPAVRDWLAHSTPRPAGAVEDPTVTEAVQNHVLTQLLRLRSYPCVERRLADGRLGLHGWFYEVHTGSVLAHDVRSDSFEAL, from the coding sequence ATGCAGCCCCTCATCGATCACGCACGCTCCTTCCGCGAGCGGTCCGCGGACCGCCCGGAGGAGTTCGCCCGCCTCGCCGAAGGCCAGTCCCCGCAGGTCCTGTTCATCACCTGCTCCGACTCGCGGGTCGTCCCGGCCCTGATCACCGGAGCCCGGCCCGGTGAACTCTTCGAACTGCGCACCGCGGGCAACATCGTCCCCCCGCACACCTCCGCCCAGCCCACCAGCGAGGCCGCCACCGTCGAGTACGCGGTCGAGGTGCTCGGCGTCCGCGACATCGTCGTCTGCGGCCACTCCCACTGCGGGGCCGTCGGCGCGCTGGTCCGCGGCGACGACCTGACCGCCGTGCCCGCCGTACGCGACTGGCTCGCGCACTCGACCCCGCGGCCCGCCGGCGCCGTCGAGGACCCCACCGTCACCGAGGCCGTGCAGAACCACGTCCTGACCCAGCTGCTGCGCCTGCGCTCGTACCCGTGCGTGGAACGGCGGCTGGCGGACGGACGGCTGGGCCTGCACGGCTGGTTCTACGAGGTGCACACCGGTTCGGTGCTCGCGCACGACGTCCGCTCCGACTCCTTCGAGGCACTGTGA
- a CDS encoding PPK2 family polyphosphate kinase, with protein MAEQDSGGGHGAEAGTRAEAVAEDTVMRDLLRLPVGERISLSSYDTSASSGDATDPRNKTDGREAVARMARPLADLQERLWAAGTAGDRRRVLLVLQGMDTSGKGGTVKHVVGLFNPVGCRVRPFGAPTREELEHDFLRRVEKRLPHHGELGIFDRSHYEDVLIGRVRALAPREEIESRYGRINAFEQSLADDGVTLVKCFLHLSYEEQRRRLLRRLADPRKHWKFSPADIDERALWPAYQEAYETVFERCATDAAPWYLIPADRKWYRNWAISRLLLEHLKSMDPRYPRPDFDVEECRARLQAQG; from the coding sequence ATGGCCGAGCAGGACAGCGGCGGCGGGCACGGGGCCGAAGCCGGAACCCGGGCCGAGGCCGTGGCCGAGGACACCGTCATGCGCGACCTGCTGCGCCTCCCCGTCGGCGAACGGATCTCCCTCTCCTCGTACGACACGTCGGCGTCCTCCGGTGACGCCACGGACCCGCGGAACAAGACCGACGGCCGCGAGGCCGTCGCACGGATGGCCAGGCCCCTGGCCGACCTCCAGGAACGGCTGTGGGCGGCCGGCACCGCCGGTGACCGCCGCCGGGTCCTGCTGGTCCTGCAGGGCATGGACACCAGCGGCAAGGGCGGCACGGTCAAGCACGTCGTCGGCCTCTTCAACCCCGTCGGCTGCCGTGTCCGGCCGTTCGGTGCGCCGACCCGCGAGGAGCTGGAGCACGACTTCCTCCGGCGGGTCGAGAAGCGGCTCCCGCACCACGGCGAGCTGGGCATCTTCGACCGCTCGCACTACGAGGACGTCCTGATCGGACGCGTCCGCGCACTCGCCCCGCGCGAGGAGATCGAGTCCCGCTACGGCCGGATCAACGCGTTCGAGCAGTCCCTCGCCGACGACGGTGTGACGCTCGTGAAGTGCTTCCTGCACCTCTCGTACGAGGAGCAGCGCCGCCGGCTCCTGCGCCGCCTCGCCGATCCGCGCAAGCACTGGAAGTTCAGCCCCGCGGACATCGACGAACGCGCCCTGTGGCCCGCCTACCAGGAGGCGTACGAGACCGTCTTCGAACGCTGCGCCACGGACGCCGCCCCCTGGTACCTGATCCCCGCGGACCGCAAGTGGTACCGCAACTGGGCGATCAGCCGCCTCCTGCTGGAACATCTGAAGAGCATGGATCCCCGGTACCCGCGGCCGGACTTCGACGTGGAGGAGTGCCGGGCACGGCTGCAGGCGCAGGGCTGA
- a CDS encoding polysaccharide deacetylase family protein — protein MNTFLWRAAAVCALGASGLVACGAPEASRVVTVPAPVVGSPSRAPTLAPGPGGLTPVFMRAARARDRTVALTFDADMTADQGPRAAAGERFDNPRLIATLRRLEVPATVFMTGRWAEEYPRQARAIGRDPLFEVANHSYSHHAFTEDCYGLPTVPAARMRADVERAFAAFRRAGIAHPMPYFRFPGGCYDHRALKALGATGVTAVQWDVVSGDAFATDAGAVARQVLDGVRPGSVVVMHCTRSAAPATEEALRTLVPELRERGYRFVKVSELI, from the coding sequence GTGAACACCTTCCTGTGGAGAGCCGCCGCGGTCTGCGCGCTGGGCGCCTCGGGGCTCGTGGCCTGCGGCGCTCCCGAGGCGTCCCGAGTCGTCACGGTTCCCGCGCCCGTCGTCGGCTCGCCGTCGCGGGCGCCGACCCTCGCGCCGGGGCCGGGCGGGCTGACCCCCGTCTTCATGCGGGCGGCCCGGGCACGCGACAGGACCGTCGCGCTGACCTTCGACGCCGACATGACCGCCGATCAGGGACCCCGGGCGGCCGCCGGTGAGCGGTTCGACAATCCGCGGCTGATCGCGACGCTGCGGCGGCTGGAGGTGCCGGCGACCGTGTTCATGACGGGGCGGTGGGCCGAGGAGTACCCCCGGCAGGCGCGTGCCATCGGCCGGGACCCCCTCTTCGAGGTCGCCAACCACTCCTACAGCCATCACGCCTTCACCGAGGACTGCTACGGACTGCCGACCGTCCCCGCGGCACGGATGCGGGCGGACGTGGAGCGGGCGTTCGCCGCGTTCCGCAGGGCGGGGATCGCGCACCCGATGCCGTACTTCCGCTTCCCGGGCGGATGCTACGACCACCGGGCGCTGAAGGCGCTGGGTGCCACCGGTGTGACGGCCGTGCAGTGGGACGTGGTGAGCGGGGACGCCTTCGCGACGGACGCGGGGGCCGTGGCGCGGCAGGTGCTGGACGGGGTGCGGCCCGGTTCCGTGGTCGTCATGCACTGCACGCGCAGCGCGGCCCCGGCGACCGAGGAGGCCCTGCGCACCCTCGTCCCCGAACTCCGCGAGCGCGGGTACCGGTTCGTGAAGGTGTCGGAGCTGATCTGA
- a CDS encoding aldo/keto reductase — MQTRTIGDVRVGAIGLGGMPMSIEGRPDEERSVAAVHAALDAGVTLFDTADAYHRDANEVGHNESLIARAVAGYGGDTSDVLIATKGGHLRPGDGSWTLDGSPEYLRKACDASLRRLGVEAIGLYQFHRPDPKVPYAESVGAIRDLLDAGKIRHAGISNANPGQIREANEILGGRLVSVQNQFSPAFRSSEPELELCAELGIAFLPWSPLGGISKAGELGSRYAVFAEVADEHGVSPQQVCLAWILAKAPVTIPIPGSSRPETIRDSAAAAELKLSAEELTRLDAA; from the coding sequence ATGCAGACACGCACCATCGGTGACGTCCGGGTCGGAGCGATCGGTCTGGGCGGGATGCCCATGTCCATCGAGGGACGCCCGGACGAAGAACGTTCGGTGGCGGCCGTCCACGCGGCGCTGGACGCGGGTGTCACGCTCTTCGACACCGCGGACGCCTACCACCGGGACGCGAACGAGGTCGGTCACAACGAGTCCCTGATCGCCCGCGCGGTGGCCGGGTACGGCGGTGACACGTCGGACGTGCTGATCGCGACGAAGGGCGGTCACCTGCGTCCGGGCGACGGCTCCTGGACGCTCGACGGCTCCCCGGAGTACCTGAGGAAAGCGTGCGACGCCTCGCTCCGGCGGCTCGGCGTCGAGGCCATCGGGCTCTACCAGTTCCACCGGCCGGACCCGAAGGTGCCGTACGCGGAGTCGGTCGGCGCGATCCGTGACCTGCTGGACGCGGGCAAGATCCGCCACGCGGGCATCTCCAACGCGAACCCCGGGCAGATCCGGGAGGCCAACGAGATCCTCGGCGGCCGGCTGGTGAGCGTGCAGAACCAGTTCTCGCCCGCCTTCCGCTCCAGCGAACCGGAGCTGGAACTGTGCGCGGAGCTGGGCATCGCGTTCCTGCCGTGGAGCCCGCTGGGCGGCATCTCGAAGGCCGGGGAGCTGGGCTCGCGCTACGCCGTGTTCGCCGAGGTGGCGGACGAGCACGGGGTGAGCCCGCAGCAGGTGTGCCTGGCCTGGATCCTCGCGAAGGCGCCGGTGACGATCCCGATCCCGGGCTCCTCCCGCCCGGAGACGATCCGCGACTCGGCCGCCGCCGCGGAACTGAAGCTCTCCGCGGAGGAACTGACCCGCCTCGACGCGGCCTAG
- a CDS encoding PhoX family protein, producing MSATRREVLARSGALGVGIAFTGAVSELFTGTAAALGHSGYGPLLPDPDGLLDLPKGFRYRVLSREGDELRSGEGQVPSNHDGMAAFAGRDGRVHLVRNHENRVTAKIPVPTVDGLTYDPTGKGGCTALTLDRRGNVVGERVAIAGTAVNCAGGPTPWGTWLTCEETEDRAGTNGYTKDHGFIFEVDPVDPLRTGAVPLTAMGRFQHEAIAVDPKRGVVYETEDAFLKPFGLFYRFLPKKPEGGRGSLRAGGRLQAMRVPGVPDLSSIQETGATFDHIEWVDVPDPLATGTPIRDQDFGRKGITHAQKLEGCYWGGSCVYFVSSFAHSAEGSAADHYGQIWRYDPAARRLTLVIVFGPDTDVQLPGESPDNICLAPSGGLMVCEDGNGAQHVFGVTRRGEVYPMARGRQNIGTADEPEWGEFAGVTFSPDGKTMYVNCYTPGTTFAVTGPWRR from the coding sequence ATGTCCGCAACACGACGCGAAGTGCTCGCCCGCTCCGGAGCCCTGGGAGTGGGCATCGCCTTCACCGGAGCCGTGTCGGAGCTCTTCACCGGTACGGCCGCCGCGCTGGGCCACTCCGGATACGGGCCGCTGCTGCCCGACCCGGACGGTCTGCTGGACCTGCCGAAAGGTTTCCGTTACCGGGTGCTGTCCCGTGAGGGCGACGAGCTGCGCTCCGGTGAGGGCCAGGTGCCCAGCAACCACGACGGCATGGCCGCCTTCGCCGGCAGAGACGGCCGTGTCCACCTGGTGCGCAACCACGAGAACCGCGTCACCGCGAAGATCCCGGTCCCGACGGTCGACGGCCTCACCTACGACCCGACGGGCAAGGGCGGCTGTACGGCGCTGACCCTCGACCGGCGCGGGAACGTGGTCGGCGAGCGGGTCGCGATCGCCGGTACCGCCGTCAACTGCGCGGGCGGGCCCACGCCTTGGGGCACCTGGCTGACCTGCGAGGAGACCGAGGACCGGGCCGGCACGAACGGGTACACCAAGGACCACGGCTTCATCTTCGAGGTCGATCCGGTGGACCCGCTCCGCACCGGAGCGGTGCCCCTGACCGCGATGGGCCGCTTCCAGCACGAGGCGATCGCCGTCGACCCGAAGCGCGGTGTCGTCTACGAGACCGAGGACGCCTTCCTCAAGCCCTTCGGCCTCTTCTACCGCTTCCTGCCCAAGAAGCCGGAGGGCGGGCGCGGTTCGCTGCGCGCGGGCGGCAGGCTGCAGGCGATGCGGGTGCCGGGGGTCCCGGACCTCTCCTCGATCCAGGAGACGGGCGCGACCTTCGACCACATCGAGTGGGTCGACGTACCGGACCCGCTGGCGACCGGGACCCCCATCCGGGACCAGGACTTCGGCCGCAAGGGCATCACCCACGCGCAGAAGCTGGAGGGCTGCTACTGGGGCGGCTCGTGCGTGTACTTCGTCTCCTCCTTCGCGCACAGCGCCGAGGGCTCGGCGGCCGACCACTACGGCCAGATCTGGCGGTACGACCCCGCCGCCCGCAGGCTCACCCTGGTGATCGTCTTTGGTCCCGACACGGACGTGCAGCTGCCCGGCGAGTCCCCCGACAACATCTGCCTCGCCCCCAGCGGCGGCCTGATGGTGTGCGAGGACGGCAACGGGGCCCAGCACGTGTTCGGCGTGACACGGCGCGGCGAGGTGTACCCGATGGCCCGGGGCCGCCAGAACATCGGCACCGCGGACGAGCCGGAGTGGGGCGAGTTCGCGGGTGTCACCTTCTCGCCCGACGGCAAAACGATGTACGTGAACTGTTACACCCCGGGGACGACGTTCGCGGTGACGGGCCCCTGGCGGAGGTAG
- a CDS encoding SulP family inorganic anion transporter, producing the protein MSAATDTAAATGGADPGRRPRFPYLRQDFTASLVVFLVALPLCVGVAVASGVPAELGLITGIVGGLVTGLLPGSSLQVSGPAAGLTVLVFEAVRAYGLAVLGVIVLVTGLIQLAMGALRLGRYFRAISVAVVEGMLAGIGLVLIAGQLYSVAGAKAPASGLDKLAGLPGLVADSAGSTTALASVGLGAATVAVLVLWKHLPAKVRTVPGTLAAVALATLAALAFDLPVATVEVRGLLDSIRLPGLEAVGGLASVGVLGTVLAFVLIASAESLFSAAAVDRLHDGPRTEYDKELMAQGAGNTVCGLLGALPMTAVIVRSSANVSAGARTKASRVLHGVWLLLFAALLPAALAYIPLPALAGVLVHAGWKLIPLRSIAALWRGNRGEAVILVVTAVSIVAVNMFEGVLIGLALAVAKTAWEASHIKLEVIDKGAGPVQAYLSGNATFLRLPKILDDLEALPKDRPVTVDLSDLHHLDHACRTALENWAQRHSAKGTEPVRVTSP; encoded by the coding sequence GTGAGCGCCGCGACGGACACGGCGGCGGCCACCGGCGGGGCGGACCCGGGCCGGCGTCCGCGATTCCCGTACCTGCGGCAGGACTTCACCGCCTCGCTCGTCGTCTTCCTGGTGGCCCTGCCGCTGTGCGTGGGGGTCGCCGTGGCGTCGGGCGTACCCGCCGAGCTCGGCCTGATCACCGGCATCGTGGGCGGTCTGGTCACCGGCCTGCTCCCCGGCAGCAGCCTCCAGGTCTCCGGCCCGGCCGCGGGTCTGACCGTGCTGGTCTTCGAGGCGGTGCGCGCCTACGGACTGGCCGTGCTCGGCGTCATCGTGCTCGTCACGGGCCTGATCCAGCTCGCCATGGGTGCCCTGAGGCTGGGGCGCTACTTCCGGGCCATCTCGGTGGCCGTCGTCGAGGGCATGCTGGCGGGGATCGGCCTGGTCCTCATCGCGGGCCAGCTCTACTCGGTGGCCGGCGCGAAGGCCCCCGCGTCGGGCCTGGACAAGCTCGCCGGGCTGCCGGGGCTCGTCGCCGACTCCGCCGGATCCACCACGGCACTGGCCTCGGTCGGGCTCGGCGCCGCCACCGTCGCCGTGCTCGTGCTGTGGAAGCACCTGCCGGCGAAGGTCCGTACGGTGCCGGGGACGCTCGCCGCGGTGGCGCTGGCCACGCTGGCGGCCCTGGCGTTCGACCTGCCGGTGGCGACGGTCGAGGTGCGCGGGCTGCTCGACTCGATCCGGTTGCCGGGGCTCGAGGCCGTCGGCGGGCTGGCGAGCGTGGGCGTGCTCGGCACGGTCCTGGCCTTCGTGCTGATCGCGTCGGCGGAGTCGCTGTTCAGCGCCGCCGCCGTGGACCGGCTGCACGACGGGCCGCGCACCGAGTACGACAAGGAACTGATGGCGCAGGGCGCGGGCAACACGGTCTGCGGACTGCTCGGCGCGCTGCCGATGACCGCCGTGATCGTGCGCAGCTCGGCGAACGTGTCCGCGGGCGCCCGGACGAAGGCGTCCCGGGTGCTGCACGGGGTGTGGCTGCTGCTGTTCGCGGCGCTGCTGCCGGCCGCGCTCGCGTACATCCCGCTGCCGGCGCTGGCGGGCGTCCTGGTGCACGCGGGCTGGAAGCTGATCCCGCTGCGCTCGATCGCGGCGCTGTGGCGCGGCAACCGGGGCGAGGCGGTGATCCTGGTGGTCACCGCCGTGTCGATCGTCGCGGTGAACATGTTCGAGGGTGTGCTGATCGGGCTCGCGCTCGCCGTCGCCAAGACGGCCTGGGAGGCCTCGCACATCAAGCTGGAGGTCATAGACAAGGGGGCGGGGCCGGTGCAGGCGTACCTGTCGGGCAACGCCACCTTCCTGCGGCTGCCGAAGATACTCGACGACCTGGAGGCGCTGCCGAAGGACCGCCCGGTGACGGTGGACCTGTCGGACCTGCACCACCTCGACCACGCGTGCCGCACGGCGCTGGAGAACTGGGCGCAGCGGCACAGCGCGAAGGGGACGGAGCCGGTGAGGGTCACCTCGCCGTAG
- the murC gene encoding UDP-N-acetylmuramate--L-alanine ligase encodes MAPGLPTAMDRPHFIGIGGAGMSGIAKILAQRGAAVAGSDAKESATAEALRALGATVHIGHAADHLAPDASCVVVSSAIRADNPELVRAAELGIPVVHRSDALARLMDGLRPIAVAGTHGKTTTTSMLAVSLSTLGLDPSYAIGGDLDAPGSNALHGEGEIFVAEADESDRSFHRYAPDVAIVLNVELDHHANYASMDEIYASFETFAGKIVPGGTLVVNADQDGARELTRRLPEGIRVITYGERADADVRVLSVVPQGLRSEVTVELDGATLTFTVSVPGRHYAHNAVAALVAGVALGVPADELAAALASYTGVKRRLQLKGEEAGVQVVDSYAHHPTEMTADLEAMRAAVGDGRILVVFQPHLFSRTQELGKEMGQALSLADASLVLDIYPAREDPVPGVTSELIIEAAQAAGARVTPVHDKAAVPALVAGMTRPGDLVLTMGAGDVTDLGPGILTRLSK; translated from the coding sequence ATGGCACCCGGCCTTCCCACCGCCATGGATCGACCGCACTTCATCGGCATCGGCGGCGCCGGGATGTCGGGGATCGCGAAGATCCTCGCGCAGCGCGGGGCCGCGGTGGCCGGCAGCGACGCGAAGGAGTCCGCGACCGCCGAGGCGCTGCGCGCGCTGGGTGCCACCGTCCACATCGGGCACGCCGCAGATCATCTGGCGCCCGACGCCTCGTGCGTGGTCGTCTCCTCGGCGATCCGCGCGGACAACCCGGAGCTGGTCCGCGCCGCCGAGCTGGGCATCCCGGTCGTCCACCGCTCGGACGCCCTCGCCCGCCTGATGGACGGCCTGCGGCCGATCGCGGTCGCCGGCACGCACGGCAAGACCACCACCACGTCGATGCTGGCGGTCTCCCTGTCGACACTGGGTCTGGACCCCTCGTACGCGATCGGCGGCGACCTCGACGCCCCCGGGTCCAACGCCCTGCACGGCGAGGGCGAGATCTTCGTCGCCGAGGCCGACGAATCGGACCGCAGCTTCCACAGGTACGCCCCCGACGTGGCGATCGTGCTGAACGTGGAGCTGGACCACCACGCCAACTACGCCTCCATGGACGAGATCTACGCGTCCTTCGAGACGTTCGCCGGGAAGATCGTGCCCGGCGGCACCCTGGTGGTCAACGCGGACCAGGACGGCGCGCGCGAGCTGACGCGGCGGCTGCCGGAGGGCATCCGGGTGATCACGTACGGCGAGCGCGCCGACGCCGACGTACGCGTGCTGTCCGTAGTCCCGCAGGGACTGAGGAGCGAGGTGACCGTCGAGCTGGACGGCGCCACGCTCACCTTCACGGTCTCGGTGCCCGGCCGGCACTACGCGCACAACGCGGTCGCGGCGCTGGTGGCGGGCGTCGCCCTGGGCGTCCCGGCGGACGAACTGGCCGCCGCCCTCGCCTCGTACACGGGAGTGAAGCGGCGTCTGCAGCTCAAGGGCGAGGAGGCGGGCGTGCAGGTCGTGGACTCGTACGCGCACCACCCGACGGAGATGACGGCGGACCTGGAGGCCATGCGGGCGGCCGTCGGCGACGGCCGCATCCTGGTCGTCTTCCAGCCCCACCTCTTCTCCCGCACCCAGGAACTCGGCAAGGAGATGGGACAGGCGCTGTCCCTGGCGGACGCCTCGCTGGTCCTGGACATCTACCCGGCCCGCGAGGACCCGGTCCCGGGCGTGACGAGCGAGCTGATCATCGAGGCGGCGCAGGCGGCCGGCGCCCGGGTGACGCCGGTGCACGACAAGGCGGCGGTGCCCGCCCTGGTGGCGGGAATGACGAGGCCCGGTGATCTGGTTCTCACCATGGGCGCGGGAGACGTGACGGACCTCGGACCCGGGATCCTGACCCGCCTGTCGAAGTAG
- the msrB gene encoding peptide-methionine (R)-S-oxide reductase MsrB, which yields MSYDIEKPDEQWRAELSPAEYAVLRQAGTEPAFRGEYTDTKTKGVYACRACGAELFTSTEKFESHCGWPSFYDPKDSDAVELIEDRSHGMTRTEVRCSRCGSHLGHVFEGEGYATPTDQRYCINSISLTLTPAED from the coding sequence ATGTCGTACGACATCGAGAAGCCGGACGAGCAGTGGCGTGCGGAGCTGAGCCCGGCCGAGTACGCCGTCCTGCGCCAGGCCGGCACCGAGCCGGCGTTCCGCGGCGAGTACACCGACACGAAGACGAAGGGCGTGTACGCCTGCCGGGCCTGCGGCGCCGAACTCTTCACCTCCACGGAGAAGTTCGAGTCGCACTGCGGCTGGCCGTCCTTCTACGACCCGAAGGACTCCGACGCGGTCGAGCTGATCGAGGACCGCTCGCACGGGATGACGCGCACCGAGGTGCGGTGTTCGCGCTGCGGCTCGCACCTGGGCCACGTCTTCGAGGGTGAGGGGTACGCCACCCCGACCGACCAGCGGTACTGCATCAACTCCATCTCGCTGACGCTGACCCCGGCCGAGGACTGA
- the zapE gene encoding cell division protein ZapE, translating into MSASTTASGSGAIPEAAPSSLCAREPHVPADRLVAEMVPPPRFDSVRFDTYIPDPDRPSQTDAVRVLAGFAAGLGGPPPGTAGRRGFLGLGRRPAKVPAGPRGVYLDGGYGVGKTHLLASLWHATPAEPSLKAFGTFVELTNLVGALGFQQTVRTLGGHRLLCIDEFELDDPGDTVLVSSLLGRLVESGVALAATSNTLPGKLGEGRFASVDFLREIQGLSAHFRSLRIDGEDYRHRGLPEAPAPYSDEQVTKAAYATPGASLDDFPQLLGHLARVHPSRYGALTDGVEAVCLTDVQPVPDQSTALRLVVLADRLYDREVPVVASGMPFDGLFSEEMLNGGYRKKYFRAISRLTALARDAGPLVSG; encoded by the coding sequence GTGTCAGCCTCCACCACGGCCTCCGGATCCGGCGCGATACCCGAGGCGGCCCCCTCGTCCCTGTGCGCCCGCGAGCCGCACGTCCCCGCGGACCGGCTGGTCGCCGAGATGGTGCCGCCGCCGCGCTTCGACTCGGTCCGCTTCGACACGTACATCCCGGATCCGGACCGGCCCAGCCAGACCGACGCGGTACGCGTCCTCGCCGGGTTCGCGGCCGGTCTCGGCGGGCCCCCGCCCGGCACCGCCGGCAGGCGCGGCTTCCTCGGCCTCGGCAGGAGGCCCGCGAAGGTCCCGGCCGGCCCGCGCGGTGTGTACCTCGACGGGGGGTACGGCGTCGGCAAGACGCACCTGCTCGCCTCCCTGTGGCACGCGACCCCGGCGGAGCCCTCGCTCAAGGCCTTCGGCACGTTCGTGGAACTGACGAACCTGGTCGGCGCGCTCGGATTCCAGCAGACCGTGCGGACTCTGGGCGGACACCGGCTGCTGTGCATCGACGAGTTCGAGCTCGACGACCCCGGCGACACGGTCCTGGTGTCCAGCCTGCTCGGCCGGCTGGTCGAGTCGGGGGTCGCGCTCGCCGCGACCTCCAACACGCTGCCGGGCAAGCTCGGTGAGGGCCGGTTCGCCTCGGTCGACTTCCTGCGCGAGATACAGGGCCTGTCGGCGCACTTCAGGTCGCTGCGCATCGACGGCGAGGACTACCGCCACCGCGGGCTGCCCGAGGCACCGGCCCCGTACTCGGACGAGCAGGTGACGAAGGCCGCGTACGCGACGCCGGGCGCCTCGCTCGACGACTTCCCGCAGCTGCTCGGCCATCTGGCCCGGGTGCATCCGAGCCGGTACGGCGCGCTGACGGACGGCGTCGAGGCGGTCTGCCTGACGGACGTGCAACCGGTGCCGGACCAGTCCACCGCGCTGCGGCTGGTGGTCCTCGCCGACCGGCTCTACGACCGCGAGGTGCCGGTGGTCGCCTCGGGAATGCCCTTCGACGGGCTGTTCAGCGAGGAGATGCTGAACGGCGGCTACCGCAAGAAGTACTTCCGCGCGATCTCCCGGCTCACCGCGCTGGCGCGGGACGCCGGACCGCTCGTATCCGGCTGA
- a CDS encoding indole-3-glycerol phosphate synthase — protein sequence MFTSVLMIEKALTSADVEFVTTLHGDEEVAFHVLLQPRGDQADRLLRAIDDVALGELDEAARENETPEGAEAAGQGRQALDVSLTALRAGGNPAQGRLIEDHPLDALKALVDESGADEVIVLTDPHYVEEFFHRDWASRARHKVGVPVLKLFSHSKA from the coding sequence GTGTTCACGAGCGTACTGATGATCGAGAAGGCGCTGACGTCCGCGGACGTGGAGTTCGTCACCACCTTGCACGGCGACGAGGAGGTCGCCTTCCACGTGCTGCTCCAGCCCCGCGGCGACCAGGCGGACCGGCTGCTGCGGGCCATCGACGACGTGGCACTCGGCGAACTGGACGAGGCGGCGCGCGAGAACGAGACGCCCGAGGGGGCGGAGGCGGCCGGACAGGGGCGGCAGGCCCTCGACGTGTCGCTGACGGCGCTGCGGGCCGGCGGGAACCCGGCGCAGGGGCGGCTGATCGAGGACCATCCGCTGGACGCGCTGAAGGCCCTCGTCGACGAGAGCGGGGCCGACGAGGTCATCGTGCTGACCGATCCGCACTACGTGGAGGAGTTCTTCCACCGGGACTGGGCCTCGCGGGCGCGGCACAAGGTGGGGGTGCCGGTGCTGAAGCTGTTCTCGCACAGCAAGGCGTGA